The following proteins are co-located in the Triticum aestivum cultivar Chinese Spring chromosome 1A, IWGSC CS RefSeq v2.1, whole genome shotgun sequence genome:
- the LOC123179738 gene encoding probable LRR receptor-like serine/threonine-protein kinase At1g05700: MEQSTAASPWLLLLCLAVAATGGALQARAQPDVNGFISIDCGLAGKTTSYVDDTTKLLYTSDTDFIGNVGSTHNISAQYMVRPTHLSRRYHSVRSFPDGVRNCYTLRSLVPGGKYLLRASFMYGDYDGLGSLPIFDLHVGVNYWQTVNISEPDLEVTAEAVVFVPDEFVHVCLLNTGAGTPFISDLELRPLKKKFYPQANLTKGLVLEHRLNLAPPDTSIVRYPVDPHDRVWLPKSDAKMWSSISTTETVQSDGDVFEVPSMVMQTAVTPLNAAMNLEIIWSPNPQPQNQSLGYLIIMHFSELQLLPSNAERQFYISINDMQLPEPVSPHYLGTGFVSNGNARYRDNKYNISMYATANSTLPPVISAVEFFSVISATNIATDSQDVSAIMAIKANYEVQKNWMGDPCVPKTMVWERLTCSYTSDNSPRIISINLSSSGLNGDISSSFTNFKAVQYLDLSNNNLTGSIPGSLSQLTSLTILDLSGNHLNGSISPELLKRTQDGSLNLRHGNNPDICTDGNSCQPTKTKNKLAIYGVVLIAVIVVLVLVAVALFFFLRQRNPESMNNSVKSHKEMKNDGHRTEKDGYGNSPLGLETRQFTYIELERITNNFRRVLGKGGFGNVYEGSLEDGTQVAVKIRSKSSNQGDREFLTEVQILTLIHHKNLVSMIGYCKDGEHMALVYEFMSEGTLEEHISGKGNNAVCLPWRQRLRIAVESAQGLEYLHKGCNPPLVHRDVKATNILLNAKLEAKIADFGLSKAFHHNDDTHVSTNRIVGTPGYVDPDYQTTWRATSKSDVYSFGIVLLVLVTGKPPILRTPHTISIIEWVQQRLAQGNIEGVVDVRIHGDHDINSMWKAAVIALKCTTEALAERPTMTDVVAQLQECLNLEEELADGGSDSGIYNGTNSDDINWTDDAYSTNKSTNSSQRAALEKEHNFGRVPTMDTGPAVR; encoded by the exons ATGGAGCAATCAACGGCGGCAAGTCCATGGCTACTTCTTCTCTGCCTCGCCGTCGCTGCCACGGGCGGCGCACTCCAAGCTCGTGCCCAGCCGGACGTCAACG GTTTCATAAGCATTGACTGCGGGCTCGCCGGGAAGACGACGAGCTACGTGGACGACACCACCAAGCTGTTGTACACCAGCGACACCGATTTCATCGGCAACGTTGGCTCCACCCACAACATCTCCGCCCAGTACATGGTCAGGCCGACGCACCTCTCGAGACGCTACCACAGCGTGCGCAGCTTCCCCGACGGCGTGCGGAACTGCTACACGCTCCGGTCCCTCGTGCCCGGGGGCAAGTACCTCCTCCGTGCCTCGTTCATGTACGGCGACTACGACGGCCTCGGCAGTCTACCCATTTTTGATCTGCACGTCGGTGTCAACTATTGGCAGACCGTAAACATCTCAGAGCCAGATCTTGAGGTGACCGCCGAGGCCGTCGTGTTTGTGCCGGACGAGTTTGTTCATGTGTGCTTGTTGAACACCGGCGCCGGGACGCCCTTCATCTCGGACCTGGAGTTGAGGCCGCTGAAGAAGAAGTTCTACCCGCAGGCAAATTTGACGAAGGGTCTCGTTCTGGAACACAGGCTGAACCTCGCGCCCCCGGACACCAGCATCGTCAG GTACCCTGTAGATCCACACGACCGTGTATGGCTCCCTAAGAGTGATGCAAAAATGTGGAGCAGCATATCAACTACGGAGACGGTGCAGAGTGATGGCGATGTCTTCGAGGTACCATCGATGGTGATGCAGACGGCAGTCACGCCGCTAAATGCCGCCATGAACCTCGAGATCATTTGGAGCCCCAACCCTCAGCCCCAGAACCAGTCCCTAGGATATCTCATCATCATGCATTTCTCCGAGCTGCAATTGCTTCCTAGCAACGCCGAGCGCCAGTTCTACATCAGCATTAACGACATGCAGTTACCCGAACCTGTTAGCCCACACTACCTTGGCACGGGCTTCGTGTCCAATGGAAATGCACGTTACCGAGACAACAAGTACAACATCTCCATGTACGCCACCGCCAACTCGACGCTACCACCTGTAATCAGTGCCGTCGAGTTTTTCTCCGTCATCTCCGCCACCAACATTGCCACTGACTCCCAGGATG TATCTGCCATCATGGCGATCAAAGCGAATTATGAGGTGCAGAAGAATTGGATGGGTGACCCATGTGTTCCAAAGACTATGGTCTGGGAAAGGCTGACATGCAGCTACACCAGTGACAACTCTCCAAGGATAATAAGCAT AAATCTTTCCTCTAGTGGCCTCAATGGTGATATATCCTCTTCTTTCACGAATTTCAAGGCCGTCCAGTACTT GGATTTGTCAAACAATAACTTGACAGGCTCAATACCAGGCTCCCTTTCGCAATTGACATCATTGACAATTTT AGATTTGTCAGGCAACCACCTCAATGGATCAATCTCACCTGAGCTCCTCAAAAGGACTCAAGATGGCAGCCTGAATCTAAG ACATGGCAACAACCCAGACATTTGCACTGACGGCAATTCATGCCAGCCTACTAAAACGAAGAACAAGTTGGCCATCTACGGTGTTGTCCTTATAGCTGTCATTGTGGTGCTGGTATTAGTGGCAGTAGCGCTCTTTTTCTTTCTAAGACAAAGAAATCCAG AATCTATGAACAACTCCGTCAAGTCACATAAAGAAATGAAAAACGATGGGCATAGGACAGAAAAGGATGGCTATGGGAACAGTCCACTTGGATTGGAGACTCGTCAATTCACCTACATCGAACTTGAGAGAATAACCAACAACTTCCGACGAGTGCTTGGCAAGGGAGGGTTTGGTAATGTTTACGAAGGCTCACTAGAGGATGGTACACAAGTAGCGGTGAAGATTCGGTCAAAGTCCTCCAATCAAGGCGACAGGGAATTCCTCACGGAG GTTCAAATTTTAACCCTCATACATCACAAGAATCTTGTCTCCATGATTGGATACTGCAAGGATGGGGAGCACATGGCACTTGTGTACGAGTTCATGTCAGAGGGGACCCTAGAAGAGCACATTTCAG GAAAAGGCAACAATGCGGTATGCTTACCCTGGAGACAGAGACTCCGAATTGCAGTTGAATCCGCTCAAG GGCTGGAGTACCTACACAAGGGGTGCAATCCACCTTTGGTTCACAGGGATGTTAAGGCCACAAACATCCTGCTGAATGCCAAATTAGAGGCTAAGATTGCTGATTTCGGCCTGTCCAAGGCTTTTCATCACAATGATGACACACATGTTTCCACAAACAGAATCGTTGGTACACCAGGATATGTGGATCCAGA CTACCAGACAACATGGCGGGCCACAAGCAAGAGTGACGTGTACAGCTTTGGCATCGTGTTGCTTGTGCTTGTCACTGGGAAGCCACCCATCTTGCGCACCCCACATACCATCAGCATCATCGAGTGGGTGCAACAACGGCTAGCACAGGGAAACATCGAGGGTGTGGTGGATGTGCGGATCCATGGTGATCATGACATAAATAGTATGTGGAAAGCCGCTGTTATTGCGCTGAAGTGCACCACTGAGGCATTGGCAGAACGGCCCACCATGACCGATGTCGTTGCTCAACTTCAAGAGTGCCTCAATCTAGAGGAGGAATTGGCTGACGGTGGGTCTGACAGCGGCATCTACAACGGCACCAATAGCGATGACATAAACTGGACAGATGATGCTTACTCTACAAACAAGTCTACAAACTCAAGTCAGAGAGCTGCACTTGAGAAAGAGCATAATTTTGGCAGGGTCCCAACAATGGACACCGGACCTGCCGTGCGATGA
- the LOC123043724 gene encoding probable LRR receptor-like serine/threonine-protein kinase At1g07550 — protein MHSFLVEKTCTFVLTCCACDHLTSYPDDPYDRNWLPFSYPEEWSDISTAEKVKDNIGNLSLHAPSVVMQTAITSRKDSDSKTIQCIAILYAAELEILASDDVREYDLIINDKRTKVPYRPKYLIAAALYNNEPHHGFSQYSFTVIATANSTLPPMINAFEFFSVISTANVGTDSQDGKHSEIYIQTWDHCLLISSLFTIEI, from the exons ATGCACAGTTTTTTAGTTGAAAAAACGTGTACATTTGTCTTAACATGTTGTGCCTGTGACCACCTGACCAGTTACCCGGACGATCCATACGACCGGAATTGGCTGCCGTTTAGCTATCCAGAGGAGTGGTCCGACATCTCAACAGCGGAGAAGGTAAAGGACAACATCGGCAATCTCAGCCTCCACGCGCCGTCAGTCGTGATGCAAACTGCCATCACATCGCGCAAAGACTCCGATTCAAAGACCATCCA GTGCATTGCTATCTTGTATGCCGCGGAGCTGGAGATCCTGGCCAGTGATGATGTTCGCGAGTATGATCTCATTATCAACGACAAGAGGACCAAGGTCCCGTACAGGCCCAAATACCTCATCGCTGCCGCCCTATACAACAACGAACCCCACCACGGTTTCAGCCAGTACAGCTTCACTGTCATCGCCACAGCGAACTCCACACTACCGCCGATGATCAATGCCTTCGAGTTTTTTTCTGTCATCTCGACTGCCAACGTTGGAACAGACAGTCAGGATGGTAAACATTCAGAAATTTACATTCAGACGTGGGATCATTGTCTATTGATTAGTAGCCTTTTCACGATAGAGATATAA
- the LOC123043785 gene encoding putative leucine-rich repeat receptor-like protein kinase At2g19210, translating into MGRSSLEELSAPPWLTLLLGLAAAAGMLQVRGQRAPSVEGFISIDCGLDEKTSYVDVIQIPYTSDAGFTDAGSNHNTSAKYWTTRMSQTHRNVRSFPDTVRSCYTLPSLVPGSKYLVRATFRYGDYDGLDSLPVFDLYLGVNFWQTVNVTEVDMAEIAEVIAVIPDDSVQVCLVNVGSGTPFISALVLRPLENSLYPPANATQGLVLIDRYSFGDTGKVPIR; encoded by the exons ATGGGGCGATCAAGCCTGGAGGAACTCTCTGCCCCGCCATGGTTGACGCTCCTGCTCGGCCTTGCAGCCGCAGCCGGCATGCTTCAAGTTCGCGGTCAGCGCGCCCCTAGCGTCGAAG GTTTCATAAGCATCGACTGTGGCCTGGACGAGAAGACCAGCTACGTGGACGTCATCCAGATACCGTACACTTCGGACGCCGGCTTCACAGACGCCGGCTCCAACCACAACACCTCCGCCAAGTACTGGACCACGCGCATGTCCCAAACCCACCGCAACGTCCGCAGCTTCCCCGACACGGTCCGCAGCTGCTACACCCTGCCGTCCCTCGTTCCGGGGTCCAAATACCTGGTCCGTGCCACGTTCAGGTACGGCGACTACGACGGACTCGACAGCCTCCCTGTCTTCGACCTCTACCTCGGCGTTAACTTCTGGCAGACCGTGAACGTCACTGAAGTCGACATGGCGGAGATCGCCGAGGTGATCGCCGTGATCCCGGACGACTCGGTGCAGGTTTGCCTGGTGAATGTCGGCTCCGGGACGCCGTTTATCTCGGCGCTGGTGCTGAGGCCTCTCGAGAACTCGCTGTATCCGCCAGCGAACGCGACCCAGGGCCTAGTCCTGATCGACAGATACAGCTTCGGCGACACGGGAAAAGTACCTATTAGGTGA